The window cctcctcctcctcctcctcctctccctcctccttcccctcttcctcctccttctcctcctctgagGCCGGGTGTGCTTTCCCTTCGTGCTTTCCCTTTCCCTACAGAAATGGTCATTTGGGGCGGGGAGAAGCACAGCAAAGGTTGCTCTGTGCCTCGAAAGGACTGTTGCCCTTGGCAGTAGGGAGGCCACCACTGGCCCTGGTTTGGCAGAAGCCATCTTGGCAGGGGTGGCCTGAGTGGCGGCCGCAGCACACACTCGCCCCCAAGCCCCCGTCAGTGTGGTTTGGAAGCCAGGGGTCTGAGTCCTGTGCTGCCCAAGCCAAGTCGAATATCAGCTGGGAAGGGACATCGTTACTGGCCCTTGTCATCCTGCAGCTGCTGCAGGTAAATCACATTAGCCAAGGATTAGCTGAATTGATGAGAACCATTCTGGAGCAGGAATCTCTCAGGGTAGCTTTTCACATCTGACCTAATCTAGCCACGACAAGGCATGCCATAGACGTGCAGGGTAAGAAGAGGGAGACGCCAGCCTCCTTTCCATCTCGTGGGAAGCATTCTGCTTCTCCGGGTAACTCTGGACGTTAAAACTGGTGTGTGTTTGCCCTAAAATCATAGATACATATGTGCAGCCAGGTAGAGCTATGCCCCCGGTTGACTCCATCTCAGTATAATTCGACTGAAACATTATATGCCACCTTAATTAAGGTATACATGCATTTTAATTAGCAATCCAGCCCAGATGTAAAGGAACAGGTCCAGTGACACACCCTCGCCCAACTGGAAACTGCTGATgtgctctgtctctgtcttcccgTCCTTTTTGTGCCAATGTTTTTCTTTGATGTGCTCCCTGCATGAGGCAAGAactaattctctttttaaaatgatacatgaAATAGATGAAATGGCAAGCTAATGAAGTTATAAatctatattataaataaaataatagcaggCCCAATCCGTTGAGGTGAAACGAGCTGATTGCGCtcagcagaggcaggtggacaTTTTGTCCTTGCATCTGGCTGGTCATCATGAATTACTCTGGAAAGAATAGATGTTGACCTGTCTGACCAAAAAGCATTTCTGTCTCTGAGCCAGCACTCCCTTCTCTGCGGCCGGCAGACTCCTCTAACGATGGGGGTGTCTTCAGCAACTGGGAGGTAGCTCATCTTGGCAAACGTGGTTGACACAGGCATCTCTCCAAGTTTCCAATTTTGGGGTGCTGTGGCTTTGGGGGAAGAAAAGCAAGCGCTTGCCTTGACTGTGCTAAACTGCATTAAAAGAAATTCCGGCAGAAATTGTGATGAGGGGATCTCAATAACTCTTCAAGCAGTTTGTTTTGACTAACTCGAGCATTACAGCGGGATTTTTCTAAATGACCATGCAAATATGTGTTTCCTGATGGCTGTCTGTTTCAGGCAGGCTAGTGAGCTAGTTCTTCAacggtatttcattttcttacttgCAGGGCTAACTTAAAAGAGTTTTTTCAATGCTGCAGTGACTGAAGAAGCAGTCCACTCCCATGTAACCATGAAAGAAAGCCAGAGAGCTTTTTGCACCAtgcatttttactattattttccaATACTTAGCACCATTTCACTAAGGAACCTTGAATACAACCAGGATCCTCCTTTGCATGCGACTGTAGCTGCATTTCATGAATAGTTTGAACCCTTGTCAATGcactttttgaaaaagaaagaaaaaaaaaaaaacttcgtgTATGTGACTCAAAGCATGTAACCTTAAGATGTTGCATTCTAAACTGACAATAAAGACCTTTCCCAAATATGTTGGTGTTCTGAGGACTGTTTAATATGCTCTTCTAACTCATTTGGACCAGAATAAATCAGCCTGTAAATAAAGCGGGAATATACACACTTTCCCTCACCTAGAGAGAAGCCAGGCCAAGGCAGGGTGTGAGAGTTCTTGCATGCATCGCACTGAACTAGCTTATTTTAACCTTACAGGCGATAAAAGCGAAAATGGATGAACTTAGGCCTTTGATACCTGTGTTGGAAGAGTACAAGGCCGATGCCAAATTGGTATTGCAGTTTAAAGAGGAGGTCCAGAATCTGACGTCAGTCCTTAACGAGCTGCAAGAGGAAATTGGCGCCTATGACTACGATGAACTTCAGAGCAGAGTGTCCAATCTTGAAGAAAGGCTCCGTGCATGCATGCAAAAACTAGGTAGGCCCAGTACCCTGCGGGACGTGGCGCTGCACTGCCCACCTCCGGCACACGCACAGGCTTAGGGAGTGGTGCTGAGGTTCGCGAGGTGATGGCTGGATTAGGGCTCCTGGGCAGGGCTACCCTGAGAGACAGCAAAGGAGGAGTGTAGGCTGCACCCATCCTAGGGCATTGTTCAGAGCTGGGTCTTGTGTAGAGGCCACAGACCCCGCTGAGTCACACATCTGGAAAAAAATAGCATACCATCTGGCggattgtgtgtgcgtgtgcggactgtatgtgtgtgtgcattgaaGACACCAGTTTCATAGGGCTGGAAATATACATCTCAGATTCCTCTGGATTGAGAACGGGGGCTGGTGGAGCTCCTGAAATACTGAATCATGCATAGTTTGAATAAAAAAGGGAGCAAAATTCAATCACATCACAGTAGAGCTGCCATTCACAGCACGGGAGGGAGCCCCTGCTCACAGCCTGGAAGGGGAGGAGCCTCTGAGCAAATGAGCCCCAGTATGGGGCGACCTATTTGGATTCTTATTTTTGATTGATTACCCATTCACCTTACCAACTTTCCAGTTAATCACTAGGAGAAATCTTAACATGTTAGTGTCTGAGTCTGCTTTTAAATAGCACATTTCAAATCCCAATTCCACTTCTagtttttcttaagaaatattaACCATCTGTCCTCaccaagctgttttttttttttttaataacacaaAGGTTGTTGTTTTCATACTATCTACTTTTTAGGGTAATGTAGGGTAATTTTAGGGTGATTTTGCCTTAGGAAGTTTATCTCAGGCTTTCTCTGATGTTCTAACTTGGTTACCTTTTTATTTCTACTCTctcttccacacacacacactccaagcGCCTTATGATAAACCTAAAACATCCACAAAGAACACTTTAAAGAAAAACCTCTAGTGTTAGGCAGGCGAAGAGAGAGAATATtcaaggggaaagagaagagtcAGCCAAACCCTTGTTTTCCCAGGTTCCCACTTTCGGTGGGATGGGGAGTAATTTTTAAACGCTGTTCTAGGCATCCTCAGTGAATGCATAGAGCCTCAAGTTCCCCAGTCCCGAAACAGAGACAATAAGAAATGCTGGGGGTTGGAGAACTAATCCATTTTGATGAGTGCATGCTGGCTGTGTCCCATGGGGGCTGCTAACTGCATTCTTTAGGCTCCATGCTCCAGGGTGTCCAGCCCTGGTGTGACAGTGGCTGGGTGACCTCAGACAGTCCCACGAGGGGCGTCTGGGCCAGATGGCCTCTACCATGGCTTTCCAGTTTGACTTTCTAGGAGTTGTGTGAATGTTGATGATGACACGGCTGTATGAACGATCATGAGGCTATATGACTGTTTCCATTGGGTACTATCTTTGGCGTTCTCCCCATCATGACCTTGAGTGACCTCACCATTGCCCCTTTCTCCGGGACCTCCAAACACTCCCATGGATGGGGTCTCCCTTGGCCTCCGAAGTATCCAGTGGCagggtctttttgttgttgttacgtATTTCCCCATGAGCAGTGGTGTCTTTTCCTCCCTGGAATAGACAGGGCACATCACGGAGAAACCCAGAAAAAACATCCACATTTTCCAATCAAGGAATCAAGAGAGCAAAGTAGGGATTTGGAGTAAAAAGTTGCAAATTGTGAGAAGCCAAGGGCCTTTCCGAGGGGGCACCA of the Piliocolobus tephrosceles isolate RC106 unplaced genomic scaffold, ASM277652v3 unscaffolded_28899, whole genome shotgun sequence genome contains:
- the LOC113222012 gene encoding noelin-like — encoded protein: MDELRPLIPVLEEYKADAKLVLQFKEEVQNLTSVLNELQEEIGAYDYDELQSRVSNLEERLRACMQKLACGKLTGISDPVTVKTSGSRFGSWMTDPLAPEGDNRVSVPLCHRESFGQEHFQTP